The window GGAGCTTCGGTTTTACTTATTGCTTCCGAAAGTATGGTCAAAGAATATAATTTAACCCCTCTAGCCGAAATTATTTCCGTTGCCTCTGCTGGTGTGGATCCAAGTGTAATGGGAATAGGACCAGTCCCAGCAACCAAGCTCGCACTAAAAAAAGCAAATCTACGCTTAGAGGATATAGATTTGATAGAACTAAACGAGGCGTTTGCTTCCCAAGCGTTAGCAGTAATAAAAGAGCTAAATCTAAATGAAGAAATCGTTAATGTTAATGGGGGAGCTATCGCTCTTGGACACCCTGTGGGAAGTTCTGGTTCCAGAATCATTGTTTCTTTAGTACATGAATTGATTCGAAGAAATAAAGAATATGGACTTGCAACCCTATGTATTGGTGGGGGACAGGGAGCTACTGTAATTGTAAGAAAAGTTTAAATCAAGGATTAGTATATAGAAATGAGGTTATGAAATGGGAAAGAAAGTAATGATAGTTGGCGCAGGACTTATGGGAAGTGGAATAGCACAGGTATTTGCTTTAGCAGGAATTCCAGTAATTTTAACAGATCGTTCAGAGGAAGATTTAACAAGAGGAAAAAATTTTATAACTAAAAGTATTCAATCGATGTTAAAGAGAGAGAAATATACAGTTGATGATGAACAGAGAATTCATAGTTCTATACATTATTCGACAAACATTCAGGATGGAAAAGATGTAGATTTAGTCATTGAAGCCGTTCCTGAAAGATTAGACTTAAAGCAACAGGTGTTTAAACAACTCGATGAACTCGTTCAATCAAATGCTATATTAGCGAGCAACACTTCTTCATTATCTATCGCAGCTATTGGTTCAGTAACAAAGCGACCAGATAAGGTGATCGGAATGCATTTCTTTAGTCCAGTACCAATTATGAAGCTATTGGAAATAATTACTTCGATTGAGACCTCTGTGGAAACACTTTCTCGAGTGAAGGAATATGCAAAAGCAAT is drawn from Psychrobacillus sp. INOP01 and contains these coding sequences:
- a CDS encoding 3-hydroxyacyl-CoA dehydrogenase family protein; this translates as MGKKVMIVGAGLMGSGIAQVFALAGIPVILTDRSEEDLTRGKNFITKSIQSMLKREKYTVDDEQRIHSSIHYSTNIQDGKDVDLVIEAVPERLDLKQQVFKQLDELVQSNAILASNTSSLSIAAIGSVTKRPDKVIGMHFFSPVPIMKLLEIITSIETSVETLSRVKEYAKAINKETVTAQDYPGFIVNRILLPMMNEAAFLVMEGTDPEEVDRGVKLGANHPIGPLRLADECGLDTTLYALESLYEGFGDSKYRPCPLLKRMVEAGKLGRKSGKGFYDYN